A segment of the Neochlamydia sp. S13 genome:
TTGTAGAAATTGGCAAGCAGATGTTGATGACAAGGGGTGCTTTAACAACTTTTAGTATAGCGAATGATGTGGCTAAATATTTTGCCATCATTCCAGCGATCTTTGGAGCACTGTATATAGGAGATGAAGGAGGCTCTGGTCCTCTGTCTGTACTTAATATTATGGGCTTAAATTCACCACAGAGTGCTGTTTTAAGTGCTATTATCTTTAATGCCTTAATCATTGTGGCTTTAATACCTCTAGCTTTAAGAGGGATCCAATATAATGCTCAGTCGGCACAGGCTTTGTTAAGAAATAATCTCCTCATCTATGGATTGGGAGGTCTTGTGGCTCCTTTTGTAGGAATAAAACTTATCGATATTTTAATCACCTTTTTTGGCTTTGTAGAGTAAGAGAGTTTATATGTTAAGAATTTGGACTAGCTTCAAGATGTTTCTGTGGTTAACAGCTTTAACAGGGATTATCTACCCTCTCTTCATTACTCTTATAGCGTATTTAACTATCAAAAATAAAGCGGAAGGGGATTTTATTTCTTTTAATGGAAAGTGGATAGGGGCTGCCCTGATCGGGCAAAACTTTGAAAGCAATCGCTATTTTTGGGGACGTCCATCGATAAATAATTATAATCCTTTAGCATCAGGGGGAAGTAATTTAGGCCCTACCAGCGAGGCTTTAAAAAAGGTTATTGAAAAACGCAAAGTAAAGATAAAAACAACCTACGAGGAGAAAAGTGATCGCTTAATTCCTAGTGAGTTACTTTTTGCTTCTGCCAGCGGATTAGATCCACATATTTCTCCGCAAACCGCCTACTTCCAGGTAGAACGGGTAATCAAAGCAAGAGGTTGGAATGAAAATAATAAAGAGGCTATTTTTCGACTCATCGAAGCATCCATAGAATTGCCGCGCTGGGGCTTCCTAGGCACATCTTATATTAACGTGCTAAAACTTAATTTAGCTTTAGATGCATGGGATAAAGCTCAAAAGGAATGACAAATTTTATAGAGGGAAAAAGCACAATAAGCTTTTTAATTTTTTTAGCTTCTTTTTTTAACTCCTCTTTATTTTATGGATAGACCTAGATTTCTCTAAATTTATAAAAAGATTATTTCTTGATAAGCATTTTTAAATTATCAAAATCATGTAAGCGTTCACGGGGTATGCCCAGCTTTAGACACGATTCTGCGGGCATCTGCAATGTCAAAAATGCTCGCAAATAGCTGTTTTTTCCTATTTACTGCCTTTTTTGATTTATAGTAAGTCCCTAGCATCAATAGCTTAAGTAGATATGACCCCCATGATCCCTTACAAAATCATTTAAAATTTAAGCTGTTTAGCTTAAGAACGTAATGAGGATAAACTAACTTTATCCTAAAAAGTTAAATAATCGAGAATGGCAGGTGTGTGCACCTATTGTAGGTAAGAAAAAGGCAGGTAAGCTATCCGAGCACTCTAGGTAGCAGCTGCTAATGCTATCTTTTACATTTTAAAGAGAGAATATCAAGAAGCCTATCTTCTTCGTGATCCCCTTTTTTTGGGGGGAAATGGATGGATTCATTAATTTAAAGTAAAATAAAGTAATTTATTCGAACAAATTAATACTTATTTATGCCGATCGATGCGCCGAAGCTGGGTTAAGCTAGCATAATTTAAGCTCAAATATAGCCGATAGCCAAAGTATCAAAATAGCTAGAGAAAAAAGGCTTTGCAGGTATGACTTTAGGCAAGAAAGTTAAAAGTAGGAAAAGGCATGAATGGATGAACTAGGAGGGATTGTTAATAGCAATGTTGATAAGCAGAGAGTAGTTTGCAGCGAAAAGGATAGGCTAAGAGTCCTGTTTTATTTCTTTCCTGCAAAAGCTTAAAGGGGTAAGGAATAGTTGCACATGCAGACTATAGCCAAGAAAAGATGAAA
Coding sequences within it:
- the kdpC gene encoding potassium-transporting ATPase subunit KdpC, encoding MLRIWTSFKMFLWLTALTGIIYPLFITLIAYLTIKNKAEGDFISFNGKWIGAALIGQNFESNRYFWGRPSINNYNPLASGGSNLGPTSEALKKVIEKRKVKIKTTYEEKSDRLIPSELLFASASGLDPHISPQTAYFQVERVIKARGWNENNKEAIFRLIEASIELPRWGFLGTSYINVLKLNLALDAWDKAQKE